A stretch of Aedes aegypti strain LVP_AGWG chromosome 2, AaegL5.0 Primary Assembly, whole genome shotgun sequence DNA encodes these proteins:
- the LOC5564204 gene encoding serine protease easter, with the protein MVSSVVLFLLILRIAFARSELNDTCITTNNRVGRCVTAKDCQFALDILRSKHNTPEQYYFIEHNKCGQVSDGANPPKSLVCCPIIQNVAGCGVSKLANRIFGGEETGVGLYPWAGVIQYRVSKRRFSVYCGASLVHHQWALTAAHCIISIPRSWSIHRIRFNEWDTTKKANCTIKNDVEICRAVYEIEEAFSHPMYQVHNPNMRHDIGLLKTKTIVNINDFVIPICLPFSEEVRQLPIDQEEFVVTGWGQTDRATPGIQRHVMLIGQKKSVCDEAFESQRIVLSQDQLCIGGSGGQDSCRGDSGGPLTREYGLVNYLVGVVSFGAYKCGTSNHPGVYTNVGNYLDWIEETMITNSV; encoded by the exons ATGGTTTCTTCAGTCGTGCTGTTTTTGTTGATACTGAGAATCGCTTTCGCCCGAAGTGAACTCAATGACACTTGTATAACAACGAATAACCGAGTTGGACGGTGTGTAACTGCTAAAGATTGTCAATTTGCCCTAGATATTCTACGGTCGAAACATAATACTCCTGAACAATACTACTTCATAGAACACAACAAATGTGGTCAGGTGTCTGATGGTGCTAATCCACCTAAGTCATTG GTATGCTGCCCGATCATACAAAATGTGGCAGGATGTGGAGTTTCAAAACTCGCAAACCGTATATTCGGAGGCGAAGAAACGGGAGTTGGTTTGTACCCCTGGGCAGGTGTCATTCAATATCGAGTCAGCAAAAGGAGATTTTCTGTATACTGTGGAGCATCCCTGGTGCATCATCAATGGGCGTTAACAGCGGCACACTGTATCATCAGCATCCCGAGGTCTTGGTCAAT CCACCGTATTAGATTTAACGAATGGGATACTACAAAAAAGGCAAATTGTACCATCAAAAATGATGTTGAAATATGCCGAGCAGTGTACGAAATAGAGGAAGCTTTTTCTCATCCTATGTATCAGGTACATAATCCAAACATGAGGCACGACATTGGGCTGCTGAAAACGAAAACAATCGTCAACATCAATGATTTTGTGATACCAATTTGCTTGCCATTTAGTGAAGAGGTCAGACAGCTGCCGATTGATCAGGAGGAGTTCGTCGTCACCGGCTGGGGACAAACAGATCGAG CAACACCCGGAATACAAAGACATGTTATGTTGATCGGTCAAAAGAAAAGTGTTTGCGATGAAGCATTTGAATCGCAGCGTATAGTACTGTCTCAGGATCAGCTATGCATCGGAGGATCTGGAGGTCAAGATTCCTGTCGCGGCGATTCCGGTGGACCGTTAACACGGGAATATGGACTCGTAAACTATCTCGTTGGAGTTGTTAGCTTTGGAGCGTACAAATGTGGCACCAGCAACCATCCCGGCGTTTATACCAATGTGGGTAACTATCTGGACTGGATAGAGGAAACTATGATAACAAACTCTGTATAG